The following are encoded in a window of Bos indicus isolate NIAB-ARS_2022 breed Sahiwal x Tharparkar chromosome 21, NIAB-ARS_B.indTharparkar_mat_pri_1.0, whole genome shotgun sequence genomic DNA:
- the DEGS2 gene encoding sphingolipid delta(4)-desaturase/C4-monooxygenase DES2 — protein MGNRAGRSDFEWVYTDQPHTQRRKEMLAKYPAIKALMRPDPYLKWTVTAMVLAQLLACWLAQGLAWRWLFFWAYAFGGCVNHSLTLAIHDISHNTAFGTGRPSRNRWFAIFANLPVGLPYAASFKKYHVDHHRYLGGDGLDVDVPTYFEGRLFCTPARKLLWLALQPFFYTLRPLCVHPKAMTRMELCNTLVQLAADATIYALWGLKPMVYLLASSLLGLGLHPISGHFVAEHYMFLKGHETYSYYGPLNWITFNVGYHMEHHDFPSIPSCNLPLVRKIAPEYYDHLPQHHSWVKVLWDFVFDDSLGPFARVKRVCKLAENRL, from the exons CCAAGTACCCGGCCATCAAGGCCCTGATGCGGCCGGACCCCTACCTCAAGTGGACGGTAACGGCAATGGTGCTGGCGCAGCTGCTGGCCTGCTGGCTGGCGCAGGGGCTGGCGTGGCGCTGGCTCTTCTTCTGGGCCTACGCCTTCGGGGGCTGCGTGAACCACTCCCTGACGCTGGCCATCCACGACATCTCGCACAACACCGCCTTCGGCACGGGCCGCCCTTCCCGCAACCGCTGGTTTGCCATCTTCGCCAACCTGCCCGTGGGCTTGCCCTACGCCGCCAGCTTCAAGAAGTACCACGTGGACCACCACCGCTACCTGGGTGGCGACGGGCTGGACGTGGACGTGCCCACGTACTTCGAGGGCCGGCTCTTCTGCACGCCGGCCCGCAAGCTGCTCTGGCTGGCCCTGCAGCCATTCTTCTACACTCTGCGGCCGCTCTGCGTGCACCCCAAGGCCATGACCCGCATGGAGCTGTGCAACACCCTGGTGCAGCTGGCGGCCGACGCTACCATCTATGCCCTCTGGGGGCTCAAGCCCATGGTCTACCTGCTGGCCAGCTCCCTGCTGGGTCTGGGCCTGCACCCCATCTCGGGCCACTTTGTGGCTGAGCACTACATGTTCCTCAAGGGCCACGAGACCTACTCCTACTATGGGCCCCTCAACTGGATCACCTTCAATGTGGGCTACCACATGGAACATCATGACTTCCCCAGCATCCCCAGCTGCAACCTGCCCCTG GTACGGAAGATCGCGCCCGAGTACTACGACCACCTGCCCCAGCATCACTCGTGGGTGAAGGTGCTCTGGGATTTTGTGTTCGACGACTCCCTGGGGCCCTTTGCGCGGGTGAAGCGGGTGTGCAAGCTGGCGGAGAACCGCCTGTGA